AATTTCTCAAATTCAAGAGTAATAACTCTACCCTCTTTATCATGTTCTTCTATACCTAAACCATAACTAACAGATAAAGGCTCTTGTTTTGTAAAAATTGCAGTACCTGAATAACCCTTCTTTTCTGCATAGTTCCAATATTGATGGTAACCTTTTAATTCTAAGTCCAATTGCCCTGCACTTAATTTTGTTTCTTGTAAACAGAATATATCAGCATTTTGTTCATTAAAATAATCTAAAAAACCTTTTTTTATAGCTGCTCTAATCCCATTTACATTCCAAGATATTAACTTCATATTTATTTCCTTTCATTTGTCTTATTATTAATATTGTAGATAAAAAATAAGTGAAATTGCATTCTAAATTTTAGATGAAAAATTAAAGCAAGTGAGCCGAGCAAATCTCGGTGTGTTTGAAGCCAATTTATTGGCAAGTTTACCGAATTTGCAGCGAACGTTAATTTTTTATCGTTAAAAAATTTAGCTAGCAATGAACTATTTTTTACTACATAATAGTTGATAACGAACTGTTTTTACAATTATTTATTATAATATTCAATTAAATAAACTACTGCTAATATATATCCAAATTTTCCTAAACCTGTAATTTGTCCTATACAAGCTGGGGTTGTAATACAAACTTTTCTAAAATCTTCTCTTGCATGAATATTTGAGATATGTACCTCAACAGTGGGAATGCTCACTGCCTTTATAGCATCATGAATGGCTACTGATGTATGAGTGTAACCTCCTGCATTTAGGATAATTCCATCGTATTTTTTATTATAAGCATTTTGAATGAAATTTACTATTTCACCTTCAACATTACTTTGTAAAAATTCAAATTCAATATTCTTATCTCTAAATTCAGGATAACCTTCAATATATTTACATAAATCATCATAACTAAAAGTACCATAGATATTTTTCTCTCTTATTCCTAACATATTTAAGTTAGGACCATTAATTACCATTATTTTCATAGAATTCTTCTACCTTCTTTTTTATCTTTTTTCTAATTTTCTTTCTAAGTTGGGTTGATAATACAATATTATACAGAATTTCATCAGTTTTTAAAGCCTGTTCAATTAACATATCCATTCCATTTATAGTTTTTAATCCACATTCTTTTGCTTCTTTTAAGAATTTTGTTTCAATAGGGTTATAGATTAAATCTATTGCTATTTTAAAATTTTTTAAAATTTCTTTACTTACAAGATTATCTTCAACATTGGGATACATCCCAACAGGAGTAGTATTAATTATTATATCTCCTGCCATATTTTGTGGAAATTCTATTTTACTTAATTTATCCTTTCTAAAATAGAAAGTTATATCTTCTGCATCCATATCTTTTAAAACCTTATAGACACTGGCACTTGCTCCACCTTTTCCAATAATAGCTATCTTTTTATCTTTTACATCTATGTCATTTTTTGTCAGTGTATATTTAAAACCATAATAATCAGTGTTATCTCCATAGAATTTATTATCCTTTATATATAGAAGATTTATAGCTCCTATTTCCTTTGCTTCATCACTTATATAATCCAATTTATCTAAAAATCTCTTTTTATAAGGAACAGTTATATTCACTCCTTCAATAGAATTTTCAAGCATATAGTTTTTAAAATTACCTATCTTATCTTCATCAACTTCATATAACTTATATTCATCTTTAAGCCCTAAATCTTCAAAAAAAGTATTATGCAATAATGGAGAAAGTGAATGAGAAAGTTTTTTTCCTAAAAGTCCAAATTTTCTCACTTGCTTTGAACCTCCTTACTTATATCCATAAGATTTTTTAAAAATTTTTCTATATATTTTTTTTCATCATCACTGACATTTTGAGTACAATTATCTATTATTTCTTGTTCTCTTTGAGGATCAAAAATTTTTATATTGTGTTTTTTCTTTAATAGACCAATTTTTTTAGAAACTTCCAATCTTTCTTTAAAGAGGACCAAAAGTTTATCATCTATTTCATCAATTTTTATCCTCATTAGCTCTAATTCTATCATCATTTATCTCCTGTTGTATTTCTCTAAAACGATTAGCTAAATCTGTTTCAGTCACTTGAAATATGATTTTACCTTTCTCATCATAAGTAGTAATTATTCCTTTTACAAAATCATAGGTATAATTCTTCCTTCCTTTTTCATCATAATAGTTCCAAACTCCTGCCATATTATCATTAACTATTCTTCCTTCACTCATTAAAACACCTTTTTCATCATAATTCTTCATAACACCTTCTTCATCATTTGTCATTATGTTATAAATAATTTCTGCTTTTAATTTACCATTTTCATAATAGTATTGCCAAATACCAGCTCTTCTATTATTGATAAAAAATTGTTTTATCTTTATCTTTCCATTTGGATAGTAAACATTAATAGGTCCATTTAAAATTCCTCTTTTTAATATATTTATTTTATCAGAGTTAAAAAGATTTTTTGGTAATTTACCAACTGCTAATATTTCCAAACCTGTAATCAATAATAAGAACAAAAATATTTTTTTAATTTTCATCACTAATCCCTCTTATCTTTTTTATTTAATTATCCTTTTTATTTTAACATTTTTTTTTAGAAATGTAACCAAAAAATATGTTATAATATGAATTATTAATTTTTTAGAGGTAGAAATGAAAAGAAATTTAGTTATAGATGATGACATTGTTGAAAATAAAACCCTTTACAAAAAAGTAAACGATATTAAAAAAGAAAGGGAAAATGAAAAAGAGAAAGATTTGATAAACAAAAGGAAAAATAATATTATCTCCTTTTTTATGATATTAATTATAATTGGAGGTATTAATTTTTTTAGTTCTATATCAAGATTTGATAATGCCAAAATGCTTGATAAAGGAGTTAAACAAGTTGCTATTTTAATTGTTTCATTTGTAGTTTTTGGTACGTCAATAAAAGCTGGAAATATTATATATAAAATAGTTTCAAAACCTGTATTTAGACTTTTTATTCTTATAATTAGTTTATCAGTCTTTTTAGCTATTGCTTATATCCCAAGTGAAAGTTTATTTCCTACTATAAATGGTGGTAAAGGCTGGGTACATATAGGTCCTCTAAGTATACAAGTTCCAGAAATTTTTAAAGTACCTTTTATTATGGTTTTAGCAAGTATATTTGCCAGAGGAAAAGATGATAAAAAAGAATTTCCTTATATAAAAAACTTTTTTTCTGTATTCTTTTACACACTTATATTTTTCATAATAATAACATTTTGTTTAAAAGATATGGGAACAGCTATACACTATATTATGATAGCTTGTTTTATAATATTTCTATCTGATATTCCAAATAAAGTTGTTTTTCCAGCATTTTTTGGATTACTTGCTTCTATACCAGTATTACTTTATATTTTCCTCAATACTCTATCAGGCTATAAATTAGATAGAGTAAAAGCATTTTTAGATGGGATTTTACATGGTAACTATACTAGAGAAGATGCTTATCAAATTTATCAGTCACTTATTGCTTTTGGAACAGGTGGAATATTAGGTAAAGGTTTTGGAAATGGAGTTCAAAAATATAATTATATTCCAGAAGTGGAAACTGACTTTGCAATAGCAACTTATGCAGAAGAAACAGGTTTTATTGGAATGTTTATTGTACTTTTTCTATTTTTCTCACTTTTTGTTTTGATAATGGGAGTTGCTAACAATGCAAAAAATTATTTTTCAAAATATCTAGTTGGAGGAATAGCTGGTTATTTTATAACACAAGTTATTATTAATATTGGAGTTGCAATAGGTTTAATACCAGTTTTTGGTATCCCTTTACCTTTTATAAGTTCAGGAGGTTCATCTCTTCTTGCTATATCAATGGCTATGGGACTTGTAATATATGTTAATAATACACAAACTTTAAAATAGCTTATACTTTACAAAGTAAGTCTATGGTGCTATAATTTTCTGAATAACAAAAATATTTTTATTAGAGGTATAAGAAATGGAAATGAAAGATATAATTGAAAAAGTCAATTACTATGCAAAATTGAGTAAGAAAAGAAAACTTACAGAAGAAGAAATAAAAGATAGAGAAATATACAGAAGAATGTATTTAAATAAGTTTAAGGCACAGGTAAAAGCACATTTAGATAATATAGAAATTGTAGATGAAAAAGATTTTAAAAACTAGGGGGATAATATGATTACTGTAAAAGATATTTTTAGACATGGAGAGGATTACCTAAACAAAGAAATAGAGCTTTTTGGTTGGGTAAGAAAGATAAGAGATCAAAAGAAATTTGGTTTTATTGAATTAAATGATGGTTCATTTTTTAAAGGAGTTCAAATAGTTTTTGAAGAAGGACTTGAAAATTTTGATGAAGTATCAAGACTTTCAATATCATCTACTATTAAAGTAAAAGGAACTCTTGTTAAATCTCAAGGTAGTGGACAGGATTTAGAAGTTAAAGCTGATAAAATAGAAATTTTCCAAAAAGCTGATTTGGAATATCCATTACAAAATAAAAGACATACTTTTGAATATTTAAGAACTAAGGCACATTTGAGACCTAGAACTAATACTTTTTCAGCAGTATTTAGAGTAAGATCCGTACTTGCTTATGCATTACATAAATTTTTCCAAGAAAATAACTTTGTTTATGTTCATACTCCAATTATAACTGGTTCTGATGCAGAAGGTGCAGGAGAAATGTTTAGAGTTACAACTCTTGATATGAATAAATTACCTAAAAAAGAAAATGGTGAAGTTGATTTTACAAAAGATTTCTTTGGTAAATCTACTAACCTAACAGTAAGTGGTCAATTAAATGTTGAAACTTTTTGTGCTGCTTTTAGAAATGTTTATACTTTTGGACCAACATTTAGAGCAGAGTATTCAAATACTGCAAGACATGCCTCAGAATTTTGGATGGTGGAACCTGAAATAGCTTTTGCAGATTTATCTGCTAATATGGAACTTGCAGAAGCTATGGTAAAATTTGTTATTAAATATGTTATGGATACTTGTCCAGAAGAAATGGAATTCTTTAATTCATTTATTGAAAAAGGACTATTTGATAAATTAAATAATGTCCTTAACAATGAATTTGGTAGAATTACTTATACAGAAGCAATAGAAATTTTAGAAAAATCTAGAAAAAAATTTGAATTTCCTGTTAAATGGGGAATAGATTTACAAAGTGAACATGAAAGATATCTAGCAGAAGAATATTTTAAAAAGCCTGTCTTTGTTACTGATTATCCAAAAGAAATAAAAGCCTTCTATATGAAACTTAATGAAGATGGTAAAACAGTTAGAGCTATGGACTTACTAGCACCAGGAATTGGAGAAATAATTGGTGGCTCTCAAAGAGAAGATAGTTATGAAATTCTTTTAAAGAGAATGAAAGAACTTGGACTTAATGAAGAAGACTATGAATTTTATTTAGATTTAAGAAGATTTGGAAGTTTCCCTCACTCTGGATATGGATTAGGTTTTGAAAGAATGATGATGTATCTAACAGGTATGCAAAATATCAGAGATGTAATACCTTTCCCAAGAACTCCAAATAATGCAGAATTTTAATAAGGATAAAAATGAAAAAGAAAATAAAAGAAGTTATTGTTGTTGAGGGAAAAGATGATATCTCAGCAGTTAAAAATGCTGTTGATGCAGAAGTGTTTCAAGTCAACGGACATGCTGTTAGAAAAAATAAAAGTATAGAGATATTAAAACTTGCTTATGAAAATAAGGGGCTTATTATTTTAACAGATCCTGATTATGCAGGTGAAGAAATAAGAAAATATTTATGCAGACACTTTCCCAATGCAAAAAATGCTTATATTTCTCGTGCAAGTGGTACAAAAGATGGAGATATTGGAGTTGAAAATGCTTCTCCTGATGATATTATCACTGCACTTGAAAAGGCAAGATTTAGTTTAGATAATTCAGAAAATATCTTTAACTTAGATTTAATGATAGATTATAATTTAATAGGAAAAGATAATTCGGCTGATTTAAGAGCTTTGCTTGGTGCTGAACTAGGTATAGGCTATTCAAATGGAAAACAATTTATGGCTAAACTAAATAGATATGGAATAAGTCTTGAAGAATTTAAAAGGGCTTATGAAAAAATTAATAAAAGATAAAAACAGAGAAGTTATTGTGAATTTACAATAACTTCTTTTTTGTTATATAAAAGTAATTGATTTAAAACAAAAAATACAATACAATAAAAAATATATATAATTCTAACAAATCAGAAATTATAATAGAAAAGAGGTATGTAAATGCAAGATGATACATTTATTTTTTTAGATGAATTTTCAGACACTGAGCTATATGTTTTTTTAAATAAATCTAAAGAAAAAATTTTAAAATTTATATGGAAAGAAAAAAAGATTGAAATAATAGGAAAGTACCAAGAACAACAAGAAAGTAATTACAGTAATGAAGAACCTTTTGATTTGGCTGAAATAGGTTATGATTCAGTTGTTTATAAGGTACTTAGTAAAATAGAGGAAGATGATTTGAAATCTGCAGAATTTGAGGATTGGGATGGGTGTTTGGTAATTGAAATATCAATCTATAATTATCCTGATGAAATAAGAAACTTGGATAATGAGATAATCTGGACAAAAGAAAATATTAAGAAAGAACATATGGATATAATTAATCAAAAAAATAAAAAGTTAGAAGAACAGAAAAAAAGAGGAAGAGAGTATTTTAAATATTTAGATGAATTGGAAATTTTAAGAAGAGAAAAGGTAAATACCCCAAAAAGAGAGGAGGAACTTATTAAAAAAATAGAAGAAAGAGAAGAAGCTGGAAAGCGATATGCTGAATATAAAAGAAATTTAAAAAAATGGATAAAACATATGAAGAAATATTTAAAAAATAATGAATATATTTATTAATAAAACTTGAAATAAAACTAAAATTCTGTAAAAATATCAGAAAAAAGATTAAAGGAAAATTTATTCCATAGAAGTATATCACTCCATTTAGAAAGGGAAATAACAAAGAAAATAAGTTATTATTAATTCATAACAAGGCAGCCAAGTTAGAAAATAAATTTTAAAAATTAATGGAGGTAAAAGTTATGAATCAAGAAGAAAAGAAAGAACTAATGGGGAAATATGCTAAAAAGTTGGAAAATGCTATAAAAAGAGAAGCAGCAGTAATAAAAGAAATGGAAAATGATAAGGCTCTGATAAAATATTTGGAAGGACAAAAAACATCAGGAGCAGCCTTTGATAACACAGTCTATGAAAGTTATGATGCTTGGATAGAAACTATCAAAAAACAAATAAAGAAATCTGAAAATACTCTTAAAAATATAGAGTTTAAAAAGGTTGAACTAGAAGCAGTACAAAAATATATAGCATAATAAAAATTAAATATCAGCTGATATAAAGAAAATGGAGTTTAATGACTCCATTTTTTTATTATATAAAAATAATTGCTTTTACATTAAAGAAGTGTTAAAATGTCTCCATTAAAATTTTCAAACAATAAAAAAAGGGGGAAAGATGAGGTTCTATTCATATAATTATTTACTTGACCAAATTGCAAGATTTGACTGGTGGGGAGCCGCATTTACAATATTTTTAATAATTTGTCTTATTGTGACAATGTTCAAATATCATCAAAAACAAAAGGAAACAAAATTTAGAGAACTCGCTATTATTTTAGGCTTAGGAATTATTGTTGTAATAAGTATAAAAATAAGTCATTATCGTGTTACACAAGCTAATGATAATCATTACAGACTGGCTGTTCATTTCATTGAAGTTGTTTCAAAAGATTTAAAGACAGATAAGGAAAATATCTATATTAACACTTCTGCCTCAATAGACGGTGCATTAGTAAAAATTGGAAATCTCTATTATAGAGTTATCAGTGGGGATAATGGAGAAAATTATCTTTTAGAAAAAATTGAGCTAAACAATCCAAAAATTGAAATAGTAGAGGTGAAAAAATAATGGAATTATCATATTTAGATATTGCAATAAAATTGACTATGGGGCTTTTATCATTAGTCTTAGTTATAAATATATCAGGAAAGGGAAATCTTGCACCTTCGTCTGCAACAGATCAAGTTTTAAACTATGTTCTAGGGGGTATAGTTGGTGGAGTTATTTATAGTCCAAGAATAAGTGTTTTACAATATTTTATAATTCTTATGATATGGACTATGATAGTTTTAATTTTGAAGTGGTTGAAAACAAATAGTGTTTTATTTAAAACTATTTTAGATGGACAACCTGTTATTATTATAAAAAAAGGTATTCTTGATGTAGAAGCCTGTCGTAGAGCAGGATTGACTGCCAATGATATAGCTTTTAAGTTGCGTACCAATGGTGTGTATAGTGTAAGAAAAGTTAAAAGAGCAGTGCTTGAACAAAATGGGCAACTGATAATAGTTTTACAAGATGAAGAAAATCCAAAATATCCAATTATAACAGATGGAACTGTACAAACAAATATACTTGAAGCTATTGATAAAGATACAGATTGGTTACAAGAACAGTTAAAAGAAATGGGTTATGAAAATATTTCTGATATTTTCTTAGCAGAATATGACAGTGGAAAAATTACTGTTATCACTTATTAAATTATTAATGAGGACAATAAATTTCATTTATTAAAATAGGAGGAGTTTTTAATGAAAAAATTTTCTTTAAAATTTGTGGTAGTTTTTATCTTAGTTTTATTCACCTCTTTTATTTATGCAGATGGAGTATTTTCAAGATATTATAACGATAAATTTCCTTTTTCAATAGATGTCCCTATCACAAAATATGAACAAGATACACCAGATGATAAAGGAACCATTGTCAATTTAGATTTTATTAAAAATTCTAAATTTATTCCTACGAAAAATTTCTTTAAAGGTTATAGCGGTTTAAGTGGTGATGAACTAAGCATAGAAAGTAAAGATAAGGATATCACTATTTTAACTTATGGTACTTATTTTTTAAATTCAGAAGAAGCTAATGGTTTGGAAGATATAGAAAATATAAAAGAGGCTTTTAAATATGATAATCTCAACTATAATGAATTTATAAAAAAATATTATAATGGACAATCTCCTAAAAATATTAATCCATTGAAATATGATTATAACAAAACTTTATTTATCAATGGCAATAATGTAGCATATAACACTATTGGAAAAGATTTCTATGCTGTTTCATATATAGAAAATAATAAAATTCACTATAAAAAAGTTATTTATAATAGAGATGAAAATTCTTATGCAGTATTTGAAGCAACATATCTACCAAAAGATAAAAAATTTATGGATAATATTGTGAATGAGATGGTAAAAAGTTTTAAAATTATTTAAAAAAGCAGGATATACTTGTCCGAGCATATCCCACATATTGAATTTATCTTTTTTCTATGGTACAATTAACTAACGAAAGAAATACAAGTGAAAAATGATAACAACCAAACAACATCTATGTCCGTGGGTGTTGTTTTTATTTTCTCTTAAAAAATAAGCATTTATATTAAAAGTATGCTAAAATATCTATAAATAAGCAAATGAAAGAAAAAATATAAGGGGGATTTATGTTAAGTTTTTATAATCAAGAGCTTCAAACAAGAGCAAAAGAATTTATTGAAAAGATTAAGAATGATAGCAAAAAGCTAGATAAGGAAAATCAAAAATTTGTACAAGATATTTTTACTCGTGGAGATACAGAATATTACTATTCTTATGCTGGATTTTTAATTAAAAACAAAATACAAGAATTAGAAATAAAAAAGGATGTTAAATTTAATGATATTTTTCCTAAAAGTATATATCCAGCATTAAAATTACTTATGGGAGAAAAGTTTTTTAAGATATTTATAGAAATATCAAAAAATATTACAAACTATCCATTCTCCTCTGGATACTATCGTAGAATGGTAAGAAGTAAAAGTTATTTTAATTATATAAATCCCTTGTTCAATTTACTAGGAAATTTTGTAAATTTATATTTTTTGAATATTGATGTTATCACAATAGTAAAAAGAGAATATGAAAAAGGTGTATATGGCATAGATAATCCATATTATATAGCCTATGAAATAGATAATGGTAATCAAGAATTAATAGATTTAATAAAAGAAGCATTAGGTTCTCAAAAATCAGAAATAGATTTAACTTATAATAATATGAAAGCTATCTTTATTTCAAACAATAAAGAATTAATTGAACTTACAGGAAAATTACTATTAGCTGCCAAACTTCAAGAAGGAGTTAGACAACAAATTTGTGAAAATATGGATAGTGGTTTGCAAGAAAATTTTGAATATATGTTTAAAATTATCTATGATAACAATTTAATAAGATTTTCTTCTGTAAAAAGAGCCTTAGCAACTTGGACAGGTTTAGCTAATGAAGGTGCTGATATAAGTAAATTTGGTAAAAAAGAATTAGAAATCATAAATAAATTAATAGATAATCCAAAATATGAAGATGAGCTTTTAAAAAGTGATGATAATATTGAAGTATATCTAGGACTATGGAATAAATCTACAAGAGATATAAAATATTCTGTTGAGGCTATAGAGAAACTTTTAAAATCATCTAAATATCACATTAAGTTACTAATCTCATATTATTTATATGTTATAGTGAACACTACATATAAAAGAGAAATAGCCAAAAAAGTTATAAAAGAATATGGAGACAGTAAGAAAATTGTTGAAATTTTAGCTTGTTATCTTAATTTTTTAATAAGTTATGGTTCTGCAAGCAATTTAAAAAGAAATATAGAAAATGGTGAAATAGAACCTAAAACTTATTTTAAAAACAAAAATGAAGCTATTGAATTTTTTGATATTTTAGAAAAGGCTTTAAATCTTATGGATGGAAAAGAAAAATTATTTAATCCTTGTATCTTCCCTTGGTTCTATCAAAGTATAAGTACAAATACAATAACAACAGCTATGGCACTTATAACTGTTTTTTATCCTGATAATAGCTTAAAAAATAGAATGATGAAATATCTAAAAGAGATAGACACTTGGAATAGAAATTATTACCTTGAAATTCTATTTAAAAAACCAAGCAATAAAGAAGAAAAAGACTTTGTAATAGCTATGCTTTCAGATAGATCTGATGCAGGAATTTCTGCCTATGAAATAGTTAAGGACAATAACTTAATTAAAGAATATCCAAGAGAAATTGAAGACTTATTGAGATTAAAAAGTGGAGACAGAAGAAAGAAGTTAATAGATTTATTAATGAGCCAAGATAAAAAATCTTTGTTGTTATCTATTGATAATTTAATTTCTGCTAAGAATGAAAATAAAAGATTGGCAGCATTAGATATATTAAATCAGGTTAATTCTAGCCAAAAACCTTTATATGATAAAAAAGAAGTAAAAAACTTAATAGCAAAAATATCTACTCCTACTGATGCTGAGAAGATATTGATAGAAAATCTATCTGATAAAAAGAAAAAAGAAAACGAAGATACATTAAATAAATTATATAACACTGAATATAAGTTAGATTTACCTTATGAAGTTAAAAATGTAGAAAAACTTTCTAAGACTATTAAGAAAAATAAAAAAGGTGAATATATTATTGAAACAACTTCTGATACTAAAAAGTTTTTCTCTAAAAGTACAGATGAATTATTTAAAATAATTAAAAAATTAAGTAAACTATATGAAAAAAATGAAGAGTATGAATATTTTGGATATTATACAAAAGACTATGTCTTACTTAGAGATAAGTTTGAACCAATAAAAGATTTTAGTGAGCTTCCCCACAATGAAAGAGGGCGTTTATCTAATCGTCCATTGGAAGATGTATGGAGAGATTTCTATAAAAAAGAAATAAAAGATTTTCCAACTCTATTACAACTTTATTTGTTACTGATGATAGGAATGGAGGGAAGGAACAATAGAGAACTTACAGAAGTGCAAGAAAATATTTATATGAAAATGCTAGGTTTTGATGTAATGGAATTGTTAAATAAACTCAAAGAAGCTAATTTAAAATATGTATTTTCAACAATTCCTTATGATCCAACTACTTATCATCCAGCAGGTAGAGTAATAGATATTATAGGTCTTCTATACAGAGACTATTCAGAAGAAAATAAAAAATATCTTTTTGAGTTTGGAAAAGCCGTTGGATTATATGTTTTAAAAAATATAGATCCTAAATATATGGTTGAAGAAACTAAAAATTATAGAAATGAAACTTACTATAAAATTGTTTTAAATGCTGTTGCTTTTGTGTATACAAATATGTATTATATTATTATAAAAGCCTTAGAAAATTTAGAAGAATTCTATGATGAAAAATCATTTATTGAAGCCTTTGTAATTAGATATCACTTAGATGAAAAATTAAATGAATATATAAATGAAAATCTTAAAGAATATAAAATTGATGGTCACAGAAGAGATTTAGGACTTAGAAATTATGCAATAGCCGTTAATCTAAAAATAGCAGAAAAAGATTTAATCTATAAAGATATTTTAGAACTTGATAATAAGTCAGAAGATGAAAAAAGAGTAGCTTTTTCTAGCTTAGATAACTATATGAGCAATTATAGAAATATACTAGCTAAAAAAGAAGATAAAAGTTTAGCTAAATTTAACCCATTTATGCTTAATGAGGCTTTAAAAATTATCTATGATGAAGGTAGAAAAATAGTTGATTATCTAGTTCAAAATGAATTGAAAAGAGGAGATAGCCCAACTAAATACTCAGAATTACTTCATGGAATTAAAAGAATTGAAGGTATAGATTATCTTGTTCAAATACTTCAAGCCTTAGGAAAAGAAACTTTGGATAGAGCTGCTTACTATTGGGGAGGAAATGATACTAAAAAATCTGTGCTTAGTCATTTATTAAAAGTATGTTATCCAACAGAAAAAGATAATAGTAAAGAACTTGCTAAAAAATTAAAAGGCACTGATATTACAGAACAAAGATTGATTGAAGTTGCAATGTATTCTTCTCAATGGATAGAAATTATTGAAGGCTATTTAGGTTGGAAAGGACTTGTCAGTGGTTGTTACTATTTCCAAGCACATATGAGTGATGTTGATAGAAATAAAGAAGGTTTAATTGCAAAATATACTCCTATTTCTATTGATGATTTAATGGATGGAGCTTTTGATATAGATTGGTTTAAGTCTGCATATAAGGAGCTTGGAGCTAAGAGATTTGAAATGTTATATGACAGTGCAAAATATATTTCTGATGGGGCTAAACACACAAGAGCTAGAATGTTTGCAGATGCAGTTTTAGGAAATTTAAAATTAAAAGAAACTGAAAAGAAAATTGAAGATAAGAGAAATAAAGACTTAGTTGCTAGTTATTCTCTAATTCCTCTTTTAAAAGATAAACAAAAAGATGCACTACACCGTTACCAATTTTTACAAAAATTCTTAAAAGAAAGTAAAAAATTTGGAGCACAAAGAAGAGCAAGTGAGGCTAAGGCTATTAACATCTCATTAGAAAATCTA
This Fusobacterium animalis 7_1 DNA region includes the following protein-coding sequences:
- a CDS encoding DUF421 domain-containing protein, producing MELSYLDIAIKLTMGLLSLVLVINISGKGNLAPSSATDQVLNYVLGGIVGGVIYSPRISVLQYFIILMIWTMIVLILKWLKTNSVLFKTILDGQPVIIIKKGILDVEACRRAGLTANDIAFKLRTNGVYSVRKVKRAVLEQNGQLIIVLQDEENPKYPIITDGTVQTNILEAIDKDTDWLQEQLKEMGYENISDIFLAEYDSGKITVITY
- a CDS encoding DUF4132 domain-containing protein, with the protein product MLSFYNQELQTRAKEFIEKIKNDSKKLDKENQKFVQDIFTRGDTEYYYSYAGFLIKNKIQELEIKKDVKFNDIFPKSIYPALKLLMGEKFFKIFIEISKNITNYPFSSGYYRRMVRSKSYFNYINPLFNLLGNFVNLYFLNIDVITIVKREYEKGVYGIDNPYYIAYEIDNGNQELIDLIKEALGSQKSEIDLTYNNMKAIFISNNKELIELTGKLLLAAKLQEGVRQQICENMDSGLQENFEYMFKIIYDNNLIRFSSVKRALATWTGLANEGADISKFGKKELEIINKLIDNPKYEDELLKSDDNIEVYLGLWNKSTRDIKYSVEAIEKLLKSSKYHIKLLISYYLYVIVNTTYKREIAKKVIKEYGDSKKIVEILACYLNFLISYGSASNLKRNIENGEIEPKTYFKNKNEAIEFFDILEKALNLMDGKEKLFNPCIFPWFYQSISTNTITTAMALITVFYPDNSLKNRMMKYLKEIDTWNRNYYLEILFKKPSNKEEKDFVIAMLSDRSDAGISAYEIVKDNNLIKEYPREIEDLLRLKSGDRRKKLIDLLMSQDKKSLLLSIDNLISAKNENKRLAALDILNQVNSSQKPLYDKKEVKNLIAKISTPTDAEKILIENLSDKKKKENEDTLNKLYNTEYKLDLPYEVKNVEKLSKTIKKNKKGEYIIETTSDTKKFFSKSTDELFKIIKKLSKLYEKNEEYEYFGYYTKDYVLLRDKFEPIKDFSELPHNERGRLSNRPLEDVWRDFYKKEIKDFPTLLQLYLLLMIGMEGRNNRELTEVQENIYMKMLGFDVMELLNKLKEANLKYVFSTIPYDPTTYHPAGRVIDIIGLLYRDYSEENKKYLFEFGKAVGLYVLKNIDPKYMVEETKNYRNETYYKIVLNAVAFVYTNMYYIIIKALENLEEFYDEKSFIEAFVIRYHLDEKLNEYINENLKEYKIDGHRRDLGLRNYAIAVNLKIAEKDLIYKDILELDNKSEDEKRVAFSSLDNYMSNYRNILAKKEDKSLAKFNPFMLNEALKIIYDEGRKIVDYLVQNELKRGDSPTKYSELLHGIKRIEGIDYLVQILQALGKETLDRAAYYWGGNDTKKSVLSHLLKVCYPTEKDNSKELAKKLKGTDITEQRLIEVAMYSSQWIEIIEGYLGWKGLVSGCYYFQAHMSDVDRNKEGLIAKYTPISIDDLMDGAFDIDWFKSAYKELGAKRFEMLYDSAKYISDGAKHTRARMFADAVLGNLKLKETEKKIEDKRNKDLVASYSLIPLLKDKQKDALHRYQFLQKFLKESKKFGAQRRASEAKAINISLENLSRNMGYSDVTRLIWNMETALINEMKEYFEPKKLDDVDVYIKIDDLGQSEIIYEKAGKELKSLPTKLKKDKYIEAIKEVHKNLKEQYRRSRKMLEEAMEDGTEFYGYEIENLMTNPVIAPILKSLVFKMGNDLGYYVDKKLKSVKKKSVAVKDDSLLKIAHCFDLFESGDWSAYQKDIFDKELKQPFKQVFRELYVKTVDEKGRDKSLRYAGHQVQPSKTVALLKTRRWIIDGQEGLEKVYYKENIIAKIFALADWFSPADIEAPTLEEVQFFDRKTFKPILIDEVPDLIFTEVMRDIDLVVSVAHIGDVDPETSHSTIEMRKAIVEFNCKLFKLKNVTFTENHALIKGERAEYSIHLGSGLVHQKAGSAINVLPVHSQHRGRVFLPFIDDDPKTAEIMAKVLLFAQDDKIKDVFILEQIK